A stretch of DNA from Larus michahellis chromosome 19, bLarMic1.1, whole genome shotgun sequence:
ATCTTCCGCATCCTCATCCTGGGCTTGGCCGGGGAGTCCGTCTGGGGGGACGAGCAGTCGGATTTTGTGTGCAACACCAAGCAGCCAGGCTGCACCAACGTTTGCTATGATAAagccttccccatctcccacaTCCGCTACTGGGTGCTCCAGTTCCTCTTTGTCAGCACCCCAACTCTGATTTACCTCGGCCACGTTGTCTATCTCTCCCGGCAGGAGGAGAAGCTGAAGCACCAGGAGAGCGAGCTTCGGGCTATCCACAGCAAGGATCCGAAGATTGAGCAGGCCCTGGCAGCTGTGGAGAAGAAGATGTCCAAGATCTACATGACAGAGGATGGGCGGCTCAAGATCCGCGGGGCGCTGATGTGGACATACATAATGAGTGTGATCTGCAAGAGCATCTTTGAGGCTGGCTTCCTCGTCGGGCAGTGGTACCTGTACGGCTTCTCCATGGTGCCCCGCTACGTGTGCAAGAGGGACCCCTGCCCCCATCAGGTGGACTGCTTCATCTCCCGCCCCACTGAGAAGAgcatcttcatcatcttcatgctTGTGATGGGCCTGATCTCCTTAATCCTGAACCTCATGGAGCTCTTCCACCTCTGCTGCAAGAACCTGCTTAGCAACATCAAGAAGGTGTCGGTGCCGGCCGGCCCAAGCCGGGACACCTTTGCTGACGACATGGTCTCAGGTCCCTACCCGCCCAAGCACTACCCCTTCCTGCCCATGGCCGAGAGCCACGCACCATCCTACCAGGCCTACAACAAGCTCTCCAGTGAGCAGAACTGGGCCAACTTCCACAACGAGGAGAACCTGGCGCTGGGCAGTGGGAGCAGACCCCTCTCGGACCCCTACGCCCCCAGGGCTGCCGAAGCACCCG
This window harbors:
- the GJA4 gene encoding gap junction alpha-4 protein, with the translated sequence MGDWGFLEKLLDQVQEHSTVIGKIWLTVLFIFRILILGLAGESVWGDEQSDFVCNTKQPGCTNVCYDKAFPISHIRYWVLQFLFVSTPTLIYLGHVVYLSRQEEKLKHQESELRAIHSKDPKIEQALAAVEKKMSKIYMTEDGRLKIRGALMWTYIMSVICKSIFEAGFLVGQWYLYGFSMVPRYVCKRDPCPHQVDCFISRPTEKSIFIIFMLVMGLISLILNLMELFHLCCKNLLSNIKKVSVPAGPSRDTFADDMVSGPYPPKHYPFLPMAESHAPSYQAYNKLSSEQNWANFHNEENLALGSGSRPLSDPYAPRAAEAPALEEKLCSRPGSSASKKQYV